A section of the Flavobacterium sp. CG_23.5 genome encodes:
- a CDS encoding MlaD family protein produces MKITREIKTAILVIASILLFIWGYSFLKGRDLFTDYKTYFVEYRSVEGLAKSAPVTLNGLVIGKVNNITLNENNGSLLVELQLKTDFPISKSSKAIIYEPGFIGGKQIAILPNFKDKVLAVDGQTFEGSVKIGLTEKVGDQLAPLQDKFEKIMLHTDKLITGVNNVLDKQGQEDLKVSLSELSKTIAQFHKASLSVNTLLDENKIQIKGVVSNFNKISNDFSKISDSLSKANLGQTARNLNKTLAKVDVIMSDLQSGKGSMGKLLNDEAFYQNLKSTTKELELLLQDIRLSPTRYVNISLFGKKNKPYVAPKNDSIVKIKN; encoded by the coding sequence TGCGATATTAGTCATTGCATCTATTTTATTATTTATTTGGGGCTACAGTTTTCTAAAAGGAAGAGATCTTTTTACAGATTACAAAACTTATTTTGTGGAGTATAGAAGTGTGGAAGGATTAGCTAAATCAGCACCTGTTACGCTAAATGGTCTTGTTATAGGTAAAGTAAATAACATTACATTGAACGAAAATAATGGAAGTTTATTAGTTGAACTTCAATTAAAAACTGATTTTCCTATTTCTAAATCAAGCAAAGCAATCATTTACGAACCGGGATTTATTGGTGGAAAACAAATTGCCATTTTGCCTAATTTTAAGGATAAAGTTTTAGCTGTAGACGGACAAACATTTGAAGGATCAGTAAAAATAGGCCTTACTGAAAAAGTAGGAGATCAGTTAGCTCCTCTTCAAGATAAGTTTGAAAAAATAATGCTTCACACCGATAAACTTATTACCGGAGTCAATAATGTTTTGGATAAGCAAGGTCAGGAAGACTTAAAAGTCAGTTTGTCTGAGTTAAGTAAAACCATAGCGCAATTCCACAAAGCTTCTTTGAGTGTGAATACATTATTAGATGAAAATAAAATTCAGATAAAGGGAGTAGTAAGCAACTTTAATAAAATTTCTAATGATTTTTCTAAAATATCTGATTCATTAAGCAAAGCTAATTTAGGTCAGACCGCGAGGAATTTAAATAAAACTTTGGCTAAAGTTGACGTTATTATGAGTGATTTGCAATCTGGAAAAGGAAGTATGGGCAAGTTATTAAATGATGAAGCTTTTTATCAAAATTTGAAATCTACTACAAAAGAATTAGAATTATTACTCCAAGATATTCGATTATCACCAACGAGATATGTAAATATTTCATTATTTGGCAAGAAAAATAAGCCATACGTTGCTCCCAAAAATGATTCAATAGTAAAAATAAAAAACTAG